ACTGAACACCTAGAGAGAAGAAACAAGTTAGAGCAATAAAAACATCGTAAGCAACCTTAGAAATAGCAAGATATACTAACCTCCATAGGGAGCAGCAGCAATTCCACCATCAGGACCACATGTTGAGTCACAGCAACCACAAACTTGGTCATTTCCATCAGCAGCAAACCACCTGCAACAGGACAAAGACACCACCTTCAAGATGAGCAAAGTCagctttaaaataagataaagtgCAACGTACCCATTGGTGAAAGAACAGGATTTGTGCTCAGCGTCACTGGGTGCAGAAGCAAGAGTTGCCTTCACAACACACGTTATGTAGATCTGCAAGGGATGACAGACAAGTCAGAAAACCAAAGCAGATGGGAAGAGAAGTTGAATTTACTCATGATATGCGTAGTACATACAGAAGGACTGGAGCTCTCCTGGAACCTGAATGCCTCCAGCTGGATCTGGACCTTGTCAGCCTGGGACCGAGGCATGAAGCGGGAGCTGGAAGCTGTAGCCTTGGCATCCACAAAGCACCTGATGAGGTCAGCACAAAGAGAAACCCATGAATCCATTCAGAGTCACAGATCATTTCTAGTTGGTTGACATCAGTGACAGTTTAAAAAGAGCAACTAAAACGGTCCTATAGCGCCAAGGGCCATAACCTTACCCATGATTCTCAATGAAGGAATATCTCGGAAGGGAGTTCACATCAGGCACTTGAGTGGCCACACAGCtgtccacaaacacacgcaGAGGCACATGATTGTACTGCTTCACAGATGCCTCAATGTTAATAACGCCACCCAGGAAATAAAGGTATGAAGGCCTCTGATTGGACCAATCATCTACAGATAAGAAAAGGGGACCTTTTAGGCACAAATCACAAGGataaagatttattttattaaaaacctGTACCAACCCATCATGAGCTTCAGGGAGAACACCAAGGCTTCTTCACCAATCTCCGTTGAGGCATAAGGGACCCATGTTGGCCTCAAGGCATTACTGCTTACATTTTGAAGCCTGTGGTTCATTAAGGGACCCATTAAATGGTCTCCCAGTTGCACGGGAGGCAGTGAAAGGCACAGAGGTCACTTACCTTTGATAGTGGCACTGAACACCAACAACTGCACCCTCAGTCCGGGTAATCGCAGTACTTGCAAGAGCCTCAGGGGTGTAGGTAAGAGAAAAGGTGTAGACAAGCTCATCCTCATTCATCTGGAAGAGATTGAAGTAGTTAAA
The window above is part of the Pseudorasbora parva isolate DD20220531a chromosome 23, ASM2467924v1, whole genome shotgun sequence genome. Proteins encoded here:
- the LOC137062392 gene encoding zona pellucida sperm-binding protein 3-like, with product MEVLKGVLVVAVIVAFDLPDAWGSLSYSQSPRSMGPKSDPASRGPALSPPGLWNPLKVAQSPLGSASRGLAQDPFGLQEKQLLQGPVKPLDWKYPVVPEVQSELAVNFQLRQPVTPSSVAVQCGENRVLVEVQQDLFSNGHLIQPTGLSLGGCPVVGQDSQSKVLIFEYELQDCNSVQMMNEDELVYTFSLTYTPEALASTAITRTEGAVVGVQCHYQRLQNVSSNALRPTWVPYASTEIGEEALVFSLKLMMDDWSNQRPSYLYFLGGVINIEASVKQYNHVPLRVFVDSCVATQVPDVNSLPRYSFIENHGCFVDAKATASSSRFMPRSQADKVQIQLEAFRFQESSSPSIYITCVVKATLASAPSDAEHKSCSFTNGWFAADGNDQVCGCCDSTCGPDGGIAAAPYGGVQWEGKATLGPVVVQGQKKAPQ